Proteins from a single region of Hordeum vulgare subsp. vulgare chromosome 6H, MorexV3_pseudomolecules_assembly, whole genome shotgun sequence:
- the LOC123400993 gene encoding uncharacterized protein LOC123400993 isoform X1, which translates to MASRLRSFSRPVAAAFLRSASARSPVASLPRSLAPTPRASSVGRQVALARSLQPLHSAISAARLTSRLGAEVARAVSQGTLCSSYPGV; encoded by the exons ATGGCGTCGCGCCTCCGCTCCTTCTCCCGTCCCGTCGCAGCAGCGTTCCTCCGCTCAGCTTCCGCCCGGAGCCCCGTGGCCTCTCTCCCCCGCTCCCTCGCTCCAACCCCCAG AGCTTCTTCCGTGGGGCGGCAGGTGGCGTTGGCACGATCTCTGCAGCCGCTGCACAGCGCAATATCGGCGGCGAGGCTAACGTCGCGGCTTGGGGCAGAGGTTGCGCGGGCAGTGTCGCAGGGTACGCTCTGCAGCTCCTACCCGGGAGTCTGA
- the LOC123400993 gene encoding uncharacterized protein LOC123400993 isoform X2, with protein sequence MASRLRSFSRPVAAAFLRSASARSPVASLPRSLAPTPRASSVGRQVALARSLQPLHSAISAARLTSRLGAEVARAVSQETGLSVPR encoded by the exons ATGGCGTCGCGCCTCCGCTCCTTCTCCCGTCCCGTCGCAGCAGCGTTCCTCCGCTCAGCTTCCGCCCGGAGCCCCGTGGCCTCTCTCCCCCGCTCCCTCGCTCCAACCCCCAG AGCTTCTTCCGTGGGGCGGCAGGTGGCGTTGGCACGATCTCTGCAGCCGCTGCACAGCGCAATATCGGCGGCGAGGCTAACGTCGCGGCTTGGGGCAGAGGTTGCGCGGGCAGTGTCGCAGG
- the LOC123400992 gene encoding protein phosphatase 1 regulatory inhibitor subunit PPP1R7 homolog: MASGEGTGDSKAAAAVRESGMGVQEAELCLDLTSCQLHDLSEVEIPPTLEELDLTANRLAAVDPRIGHLPRLRKISFRQNLLDDDAVAPLFTWDAIAGLQEIVLRDNKLTKIPDASIFKGLLVFDVSFNELSSLNGLSKVSSTVKELYVSKNEVPKMEELEHFHALEMLELGSNRLRVMENLENLTNLQELWLGRNRIRTINLCGLKSIKKISLQSNRLTSMNGLQECVALEELYLSHNGIQKMEGLSMLQNLRVLDVSSNKLTAIEDIEPLTRLEDLWLNDNQIPSLSGIESALSGSREKLTTIYLERNPCAKTPNYSSTLKEIFPNLEQIDSDMLA; this comes from the exons ATGGCCTCAGGCGAAGGCACCGGAGATTCGAAGGCCGCGGCGGCAGTACGCGAGTCAGGGATGGGGGTGCAGGAGGCGGAGTTGTGCCTCGACCTCACGAGTTGCCAGCTGCACGATCTGAGTGAGGTGGAGATCCCGCCCACCCTGGAGGAGCTGGACCTTACGGCCAACCGTCTCGCCGCAGTCGACCCCCGTATCGGCCACCTCCCTCGCCTCCGCAAAATCTCGTTCCGCCAGAATCTCCTCGACGACGACGCCGTCGCGCCCCTCTTTACCTGGGATGCCATCGCTGGCTTACAG GAGATAGTCCTTAGAGATAACAAGCTTACAAAGATCCCTGATGccagcatcttcaagggtcttctGGTGTTTGATGTTTCTTTCAATGAGTTATCATCCTTGAATGGGTTATCCAAGGTTTCCAGCACAGTGAAAGAACTCTACGTTTCAAAGAACGAAGTTCCAAAGATGGAAGAACTTGAACATTTCCATGCATTAGAAATGCTTGAACTTGGTAGCAATAGATTAAGG GTGATGGAAAATCTGGAAAACTTGACAAATCTACAGGAGTTATGGCTGGGAAGAAACCGGATCCGGACTATCAACTTATGTGGGTTGAAATCAATCAAAAAAATAAGTCTGCAAAGCAACAGGCTAACTTCAATGAATGGCTTACAA GAATGTGTTGCGTTAGAGGAACTGTATCTCAGCCATAATGGAATCCAAAAGATGGAAGGCCTTTCTATGTTACAGAACCTTCGTGTTTTAGATGTTTCCTCTAATAAACTAACTGCTATCGAAGATATCGAACCATTAACCAG GTTAGAGGACTTGTGGTTGAATGACAACCAAATACCATCGCTGTCTGGGATAGAATCTGCTTTGTCTGGTTCACGAGAGAAACTGACCACCATATATCTTGAGAGAAATCCTTGC GCAAAAACTCCCAACTATTCATCCACAttgaaggaaatatttccaaatctTGAGCAAATTGATTCAGATATGCTAGCATGA
- the LOC123400991 gene encoding uncharacterized protein LOC123400991 yields the protein MVSDTGGLSTPSAQATDPASAPAMDGNPVLSPRSSVDGAAGVLVDGPLFAEPQQLVAPATPPPSVPSAVLQTVDIRRQVPVVLDLLAGNYSQWRRHFDTAIGMFGLRDHIDAAAVPRPNEHAWQMADHTVVHWLYATISPELLDAVMQPEDTTLAVWLAVDELFRNNQLARAVYIDAEYHAVVQGDLTVMQYCTKLKTFVDQLRDLGQPVTESRQVFHLLRGLNRQFHSVVPHITCQDPLPSFLQVRSFLLLEEHRAAQATRQQSTLALFAGRGSSSTTAPPSPPSAADNPRGRGRGRGQRRRGQGNGSPSAPPAPLAPCPFGYPAPAPGANSWTGLVQAWPMPWRAPGTGVLGPRPGTPHQQAMFAAPAPYGYGAPGAPPASYGAPGGLPPTYGSPGASSSTAPPPQPWDMHSLQAALHSATFGPSSCGAPADWYLDSGASSHMSNSPGPSNQGGDSPM from the exons ATGGTATCAGACACCGGCGGCCTGTCCACTCCCTCTGCACAGGCCACCGATCCTGCTTCCGCTCCTGCCATGGACGGCAACCCCGTCCTCTCTCCCCGTTCCTCCGTCGACGGTGCTGCTGGCGTTCTCGTCGACGGCCCCCTGTTCGCCGAACCCCAGCAGCTCGTCGCCCCGGCCACACCGCCTCCCTCTGTCCCCTCTGCAGTCCTTCAGACTGTCGACATCCGCCGCCAGGTTCCGGTCGTCCTCGATCTCCTCGCTGGCAACTACTCCCAATGGCGGCGCCACTTCGATACGGCGATCGGCATGTTCGGTCTCCGTGACCACATTGATGCCGCGGCGGTTCCTCGTCCCAACGAGCACGCGTGGCAGATGGCGGATCACACCGTGGTCCATTGGCTCTATGCCACCATCTCCCCGGAGCTCCTGGATGCCGTCATGCAGCCCGAGGACACGACCCTCGCCGTGTGGCTCGCCGTCGACGAGCTCTTCCGCAACAACCAGCTCGCGCGCGCCGTCTACATCGACGCCGAGTACCACGCCGTCGTTCAGGGCGATCTGACGGTGATGCAGTACTGCACCAAGCTCAAGACCTTCGTCGATCAACTCCGCGACTTGGGTCAGCCTGTGACCGAGTCGCGCCAGGTCTTCCACCTTCTCCGTGGCCTCAACCGCCAGTTCCACTCCGTCGTTCCCCACATCACCTGCCAGGACCCGTTGCCATCGTTCCTCCAGGtgcgctccttccttcttctggaGGAACACCGTGCTGCGCAGGCGACTCGCCAACAGTCCACCCTTGCTCTCTTTGCTGGGCGCGGCTCTTCTTCGACTACAGCGCCGCCTTCACCGCCATCAGCCGCCGACAACCCGCGTGGCCGCGGCCGTGGCCGTGGCCAACGTCGCCGTGGTCAAGGGAACGGCAGTCCCTCTGCTCCACCCGCGCCTCTGGCGCCGTGCCCGTTCGGCTATCCCGCGCCGGCTCCTGGCGCCAATTCTTGGACGGGTCTCGTTCAGGCCTGGCCCATGCCGTGGCGTGCCCCCGGCACTGGTGTTCTCGGGCCCCGCCCCGGCACACCCCACCAACAGGCCATGTTTGCGGCCCCTGCCCCGTACGGCTACGGCGCGCCCGGCGCGCCTCCTGCCAGCTACGGCGCCCCTGGTGGACTGCCTCCCACCTACGGCTCCCCCGGCGCCAGTTCGtccaccgcgccgccgcctcaGCCGTGGGACATGCACTCGCTGCAGGCCGCGCTCCACAGCGCCACTTTCGGTCCCTCCTCGTGCGGCGCTCCCGCGGACTGGTACCTCGACTCTGGCGCGTCATCCCACATGTCCAACTCCCCTG GACCTTCGAACCAGGGCGGTGATTCTCCGATGTGA